In Borrelia maritima, one DNA window encodes the following:
- a CDS encoding P13 family porin — translation MKYQSEQATILAPFLLNLFLTLGIGSFVQGDYIGGGAVLGTQLLGGILCIAGNILGHTDDEAKATIGHIITTIGVGTIIASHITSLIITFTNKHNTNLKKRLGIDIAGFEPNFEIGINGFQLSF, via the coding sequence ATGAAATATCAAAGCGAACAAGCAACTATACTAGCACCATTCCTTTTGAATTTATTTTTGACTTTAGGAATAGGATCCTTTGTCCAAGGAGATTATATTGGTGGTGGCGCAGTGCTTGGAACTCAGTTATTAGGAGGAATACTTTGTATAGCTGGAAATATTCTTGGCCATACAGATGATGAAGCAAAAGCAACAATCGGGCACATAATAACAACGATAGGAGTAGGCACGATTATAGCATCCCACATAACATCACTTATTATTACATTTACAAATAAACATAATACAAATCTTAAAAAAAGACTCGGAATTGATATTGCGGGCTTTGAACCTAATTTTGAGATTGGAATAAACGGATTCCAACTGTCGTTTTAA